Proteins from a genomic interval of Leifsonia shinshuensis:
- the pstS gene encoding phosphate ABC transporter substrate-binding protein PstS produces MMRRIRLSILAALCVLATLAGVAGSEPLAASAATWTPISGSGSTWSQNALDQWRRNVASNYGMTVNYSGTGSSAGRRDFINQTVDFAVSEIPFQAHPEDGSAPESPTTGYAYMPIVAGGTSFMYNLTIGGKRVTNLRLGGETVTKIFTGVITNWNDPQIQKDNPGLAMPNKAIVPVTRSDGSGSTAQFTLWMSKQYSSLWNAFCAKVGRPVPCGLTSQYPSYSGFKAQSGSLGVAGYVSQNYGDGSINYVEYSYALKSGFPVAKVLNAAGYYIEPTASSVAVALLKAQIDTNKGTANYLTQILDGVYNNPDPRTYPLSSYSYMIVPTQVAGIFTEAKGKTLSAFANYFLCEGQQQAGTLGYSPLPMNLVLAGFDQIKLIPGAQASNVDINSCHNPTFKPGDSPNSNQLAVTAPQPAACDKQGTSQCNTGTAGAANTPTVTSGSGTGGASAGASGGGSGAAAAAGGAAAGAADTAAGATADGSASGLDGASATAIGGTGARATPYALADDSWSSRQVVMLLAAVLLLAAIVLPPVLFRRLRLPGRASKD; encoded by the coding sequence ACCTGGACCCCGATCAGCGGCAGCGGCTCGACCTGGTCGCAGAACGCGCTCGACCAGTGGCGGCGCAACGTCGCCTCCAACTACGGCATGACGGTCAACTACTCCGGCACCGGATCGTCGGCCGGCCGGCGCGACTTCATCAATCAGACCGTCGACTTCGCGGTCAGCGAGATCCCGTTCCAGGCGCACCCGGAGGACGGGTCGGCGCCGGAGTCGCCGACCACCGGCTACGCGTACATGCCGATCGTCGCCGGCGGCACCTCGTTCATGTACAACCTGACGATCGGCGGCAAGCGCGTCACGAACCTGCGGCTCGGCGGCGAGACGGTCACCAAGATCTTCACCGGCGTCATCACCAACTGGAACGACCCGCAGATCCAGAAGGACAACCCGGGGCTCGCGATGCCGAACAAGGCGATCGTGCCGGTCACCCGGTCGGACGGCTCCGGATCGACGGCGCAGTTCACGCTCTGGATGTCCAAGCAGTACTCCTCGCTCTGGAACGCCTTCTGCGCCAAGGTCGGCCGGCCGGTGCCCTGCGGCCTCACCTCGCAGTACCCGTCCTACAGCGGCTTCAAGGCCCAGAGCGGATCGCTCGGCGTCGCGGGCTACGTGAGCCAGAACTACGGCGACGGCTCGATCAACTACGTCGAGTACTCCTACGCGCTCAAGTCCGGCTTCCCCGTCGCCAAGGTCCTCAACGCGGCCGGCTACTACATCGAGCCGACCGCGTCATCGGTGGCGGTCGCCCTGCTCAAGGCGCAGATCGACACCAACAAGGGCACGGCGAACTACCTCACCCAGATCCTCGACGGCGTCTACAACAACCCCGATCCGCGCACCTACCCGCTGTCCAGCTACTCGTACATGATCGTGCCGACGCAGGTGGCCGGCATCTTCACCGAGGCCAAGGGCAAGACGCTCAGCGCGTTCGCCAACTACTTCCTCTGCGAGGGCCAGCAACAGGCCGGGACGCTCGGCTACTCGCCGCTGCCGATGAACCTGGTGCTGGCGGGCTTCGACCAGATCAAGCTCATCCCCGGCGCGCAGGCGTCCAACGTGGACATCAACTCGTGCCACAACCCGACCTTCAAGCCGGGCGACTCCCCGAACAGCAACCAGCTCGCGGTGACGGCGCCGCAGCCCGCCGCGTGCGACAAGCAGGGCACCAGCCAGTGCAACACCGGAACGGCCGGCGCCGCGAACACGCCGACCGTCACCAGCGGCTCCGGCACCGGCGGCGCCTCCGCGGGCGCGTCGGGCGGCGGCTCGGGGGCGGCCGCCGCCGCGGGAGGTGCGGCCGCAGGCGCGGCGGACACCGCGGCGGGGGCGACGGCGGACGGCTCCGCCTCCGGCCTCGACGGCGCCTCCGCGACCGCGATCGGGGGCACGGGCGCCCGCGCGACGCCCTACGCGCTGGCCGACGACAGCTGGAGCAGCCGGCAGGTCGTGATGCTCCTGGCAGCCGTCCTGCTGCTCGCCGCCATCGTCCTGCCGCCCGTGCTGTTCCGCCGGCTGCGCCTGCCCGGACGCGCCTCGAAGGACTAA